A genomic region of Synechococcus sp. NOUM97013 contains the following coding sequences:
- the trmH gene encoding tRNA (guanosine(18)-2'-O)-methyltransferase TrmH, with amino-acid sequence MPLLPRRFERLRSVLNQRMADLTVLVEHVEKPHNLSAILRSCDAVGVLEAHAVSFSGRPRTFNSTAQGSQRWVPLHDHADIGSAISHLKQRGFRLFGTNLSVDARDYRECDFTGPCAFVLGAEKWGLTEEATALMDQAVYIPMRGMVQSLNVSVATATLLFEALRQRQVAGLAPQKGEGIPAGDYDTLLFEWCYPEVAAWCRDQDRPYPALGDEGEILEELPRTAKLRC; translated from the coding sequence ATGCCCCTGCTTCCCCGGCGCTTTGAGCGATTGCGCTCCGTGCTCAATCAACGGATGGCCGACCTCACCGTGCTGGTGGAACACGTGGAGAAGCCCCACAACCTCTCCGCGATCCTGCGCAGCTGTGATGCGGTCGGCGTTCTGGAAGCGCACGCCGTCAGCTTCAGTGGACGCCCGCGCACGTTCAACAGCACCGCCCAGGGAAGCCAGCGCTGGGTGCCGCTGCACGACCATGCCGACATTGGCAGCGCCATCAGCCATCTCAAACAGCGGGGCTTTCGCTTGTTCGGGACCAACCTGAGCGTGGATGCCCGCGACTATCGCGAGTGTGATTTCACCGGCCCCTGCGCCTTCGTGCTCGGCGCTGAGAAATGGGGCCTCACCGAGGAGGCCACCGCTCTGATGGATCAGGCGGTGTACATCCCGATGCGGGGCATGGTGCAGTCGCTGAACGTGTCTGTGGCCACAGCCACCCTGCTGTTCGAAGCGCTGCGGCAACGTCAGGTGGCCGGTCTGGCCCCGCAGAAAGGGGAAGGGATCCCCGCTGGTGATTACGACACGCTGCTGTTCGAGTGGTGTTATCCCGAGGTGGCGGCCTGGTGCCGTGATCAGGATCGGCCCTACCCCGCGTTGGGAGACGAGGGCGAGATTCTTGAGGAACTGCCTCGCACCGCCAAATTGCGCTGCTGA
- a CDS encoding polysaccharide deacetylase family protein: MSHGLMFHHFHDKENHQKGQGSISSDDLEILINKVKRNFNILDAPEYIQKASDGTLQQNDLTLTFDDALKCQYDIAAPILKKYDINAFFFVYSSVFGNNPDPLEYYRDFRNTYFEDLDSFYRSFFDELTSKYPDCGKEYAETYPKDYLESFPFYTENDRRFRFVRDKILGEERYNSLLESMMLNLGYCKDDRRSILFMDKQDIASLYCDGHVIGLHSHTHPTQIHLLDEKTQRREYEENLEFLKKTLAINPQCMSHPCGNYNNSTISILRSLGISIGFRSSMTPSVAMSNLEIPREDHANVMKQIKKTGIYTR, from the coding sequence ATGTCTCACGGTTTAATGTTTCATCATTTTCACGACAAAGAGAACCACCAAAAAGGACAAGGTTCAATATCCTCAGATGACCTAGAAATATTGATAAACAAAGTCAAAAGGAATTTCAATATACTCGATGCTCCAGAATACATTCAAAAGGCAAGCGACGGCACACTTCAACAAAACGATTTAACGCTAACTTTTGATGACGCATTAAAGTGTCAATACGATATTGCCGCTCCAATACTCAAAAAATACGATATCAATGCATTTTTCTTTGTTTACAGCAGTGTATTTGGGAACAACCCTGACCCACTTGAGTATTACAGAGACTTCAGAAATACTTACTTTGAAGATTTAGACTCTTTTTACAGATCATTTTTTGACGAACTCACTTCCAAATATCCAGATTGCGGAAAAGAATATGCCGAGACCTACCCCAAGGACTACCTAGAGTCCTTTCCATTTTACACCGAGAATGATAGACGATTTAGATTTGTCAGAGACAAGATCTTAGGAGAAGAACGATACAATTCACTGCTAGAGTCAATGATGCTAAACCTAGGTTACTGCAAAGATGATAGGCGTTCAATTTTATTCATGGACAAGCAAGACATTGCTTCCCTCTACTGTGATGGTCATGTCATTGGATTGCACTCACATACTCACCCTACCCAGATCCATTTATTAGACGAAAAAACACAAAGACGCGAATACGAAGAGAACCTAGAGTTTCTCAAGAAGACCTTGGCGATAAACCCACAATGCATGTCACATCCTTGCGGAAATTACAACAATTCCACAATTTCAATCCTTAGAAGTTTGGGCATCTCAATTGGATTTAGATCAAGCATGACCCCTTCAGTAGCGATGAGCAATTTAGAAATTCCAAGAGAAGATCATGCTAATGTTATGAAGCAAATTAAAAAAACAGGTATTTACACGCGATGA
- a CDS encoding transglycosylase domain-containing protein, translated as MNRTRRHWLLIGGSAVVIGSGVALAQSALVRAVDSTLPDARGISRFTRPGTITLLASNGAVIQKLGPATREKIEPGQMPLLVKQAFIAAEDRRFYDHNGVDLWGIGRALVRNVRQGAVREGASTITQQLARTVFLSQDRTLTRKLKEAALAYKLERQLSKEQILEQYLNYVYLGSSAYGLADAAWVYFSKTPDELNLQEAALIAGLPPAPSVYSPLVNPELALERRGIVLDRMQQAGFITKAERDEAKASALDLKPAIPKYFNSAAPFFTSWVAQQLPQLLTPEQLEVGGLKIRTSLNLDWQKKAQQVVRQYAPFNTEGAIVSMEPGTGLVRVMVGGKSFSSSQFNRATQALRSPGSTFKLFPYAAAIDAGVKPEDTFMDAPRCWSGYCPKNFGNKYFGKISLAEALKNSLNTVAVQLQDKVGFDAIIATANQLGIGNQRPLGKYYPMAIGAYEQTVLDMTTAYAAVANRGVYVKPMAFEEIRGPEGNVLWSRRVDGDKGRRAMDSDVADAMNWMLQRVVTGGTGAAARLDDRPVAGKTGTSEGARDLWFIGSIPQLTTAVWFGYDNNAETKSNSGEAAWAWKQFMNQVKGNYAIQNFPPKPVLTRTFKDRRRQGSQRKDDAELNGDQTDTDADVFSSGEEPSEATTAPPRYVAPASGPPVDEFFRPLPVQ; from the coding sequence GTGAATCGAACCCGTCGTCACTGGTTGCTGATCGGCGGCTCTGCCGTGGTCATCGGCAGTGGTGTGGCCCTGGCGCAATCGGCTCTAGTGCGAGCCGTCGATTCCACCCTGCCCGACGCCCGTGGCATCAGCCGTTTCACACGGCCCGGCACGATCACTCTGCTGGCCAGCAATGGTGCTGTGATCCAGAAGCTTGGACCGGCGACGCGCGAAAAGATTGAACCCGGTCAGATGCCGCTGCTGGTGAAGCAAGCCTTCATCGCGGCGGAGGATCGGCGCTTCTACGACCACAACGGTGTGGATCTCTGGGGGATTGGACGCGCCCTGGTGCGCAACGTGCGTCAAGGGGCAGTGCGTGAAGGCGCCAGCACGATCACCCAGCAGCTGGCCCGCACGGTGTTTCTCAGCCAAGACCGCACTCTCACCCGCAAGCTGAAGGAAGCGGCGCTGGCCTACAAACTCGAACGCCAGCTGAGCAAAGAGCAGATCCTTGAGCAGTACCTCAACTACGTGTATCTCGGCTCCAGCGCCTACGGCCTGGCCGATGCCGCCTGGGTGTATTTCTCCAAAACCCCCGACGAACTCAACCTGCAGGAAGCAGCGCTGATCGCCGGTCTGCCCCCTGCTCCTTCGGTGTATTCACCACTGGTCAACCCTGAACTGGCCCTCGAGCGACGGGGAATCGTGCTCGATCGGATGCAACAGGCCGGCTTCATCACCAAGGCCGAAAGAGACGAAGCCAAAGCCAGTGCTCTGGATCTCAAACCGGCGATCCCTAAATACTTCAACAGCGCAGCCCCTTTCTTCACCAGCTGGGTGGCACAGCAGCTGCCGCAGCTGCTGACACCCGAACAACTCGAAGTGGGTGGCCTGAAAATCCGCACCAGCCTCAATCTCGACTGGCAAAAGAAAGCGCAGCAGGTGGTGCGGCAATACGCCCCGTTCAACACCGAAGGCGCCATCGTGTCGATGGAACCAGGCACCGGTCTGGTGCGCGTGATGGTGGGTGGGAAGAGCTTCAGCAGCAGTCAGTTCAACCGCGCCACCCAGGCGCTGCGCTCTCCCGGTTCCACCTTCAAGCTGTTTCCCTATGCCGCGGCCATCGACGCCGGCGTGAAGCCTGAAGACACATTTATGGATGCCCCCCGCTGCTGGTCGGGCTACTGCCCTAAGAATTTCGGCAACAAATACTTCGGCAAGATCTCACTGGCTGAAGCGCTGAAAAACTCCCTGAACACAGTGGCGGTTCAGCTTCAAGACAAGGTGGGCTTCGACGCCATCATTGCCACAGCCAATCAGCTGGGGATCGGCAATCAGCGTCCTCTCGGCAAGTACTACCCAATGGCGATTGGGGCCTATGAGCAAACCGTACTGGACATGACCACCGCCTATGCCGCGGTCGCCAACCGGGGCGTGTACGTCAAACCCATGGCGTTCGAGGAAATCCGCGGACCGGAAGGCAATGTGCTCTGGAGTCGCCGCGTGGATGGCGACAAGGGCCGAAGGGCCATGGACAGCGACGTCGCTGATGCCATGAACTGGATGCTGCAGCGGGTGGTGACAGGCGGAACAGGTGCTGCTGCACGGCTGGACGACCGCCCGGTGGCTGGCAAAACAGGCACCTCAGAAGGGGCGCGCGATCTCTGGTTCATCGGATCGATCCCCCAGCTCACGACAGCCGTGTGGTTCGGCTACGACAACAACGCCGAGACCAAGAGCAACAGCGGCGAAGCGGCTTGGGCCTGGAAACAATTCATGAATCAAGTGAAGGGCAACTACGCCATTCAAAATTTTCCGCCCAAACCGGTGCTCACGCGCACCTTCAAGGACCGGCGCCGCCAGGGAAGCCAACGCAAGGACGACGCAGAACTCAACGGCGATCAGACCGACACCGATGCCGATGTGTTCAGCAGCGGCGAGGAGCCGTCCGAAGCCACAACCGCTCCCCCGCGTTACGTGGCTCCAGCCAGTGGGCCTCCAGTGGACGAATTCTTCAGGCCGCTGCCGGTGCAGTGA
- the hisF gene encoding imidazole glycerol phosphate synthase subunit HisF, which produces MVALRLIPCLDVADGRVVKGVNFVGLRDAGDPVELACRYSQAGADELVFLDIAASHEGRATLVDLVRRTSEQVTIPFTVGGGIGSVEGITELLRAGADKVSLNSSAVRRPELVQEGADRFGCQCIVVAIDARRREVGGWDVYVKGGRENTGLDVVEWARQVADLGAGEILLTSMDGDGTQAGYDLTLTRAVSQAVPVPVIASGGAGCLDHIAQALDGGPEGGQASAALLASLLHDGVLTVEEIKSDLLRRGLTVRPLET; this is translated from the coding sequence ATGGTCGCTCTCCGCCTGATTCCCTGCCTTGATGTCGCCGATGGACGGGTGGTGAAGGGCGTTAATTTCGTTGGCCTTCGCGATGCAGGAGATCCCGTTGAACTCGCTTGCCGCTACAGCCAGGCAGGCGCTGATGAATTGGTGTTTCTTGATATCGCCGCCAGCCACGAAGGTCGGGCCACCCTGGTGGACCTGGTGCGACGCACATCGGAGCAGGTCACGATCCCCTTCACGGTCGGGGGTGGCATCGGATCAGTCGAGGGCATCACCGAACTGCTCCGTGCCGGAGCCGACAAGGTCAGTCTGAATTCGTCAGCAGTGCGACGTCCTGAGCTGGTGCAGGAGGGGGCGGATCGCTTCGGCTGCCAATGCATCGTCGTCGCCATCGATGCACGCCGCCGCGAGGTGGGCGGCTGGGATGTCTATGTCAAAGGGGGGCGTGAGAACACCGGCCTGGATGTGGTCGAGTGGGCGCGTCAGGTGGCTGATCTCGGGGCGGGCGAAATTCTGCTCACGTCCATGGATGGAGATGGAACCCAGGCTGGGTACGACCTGACTCTCACGCGCGCGGTGTCCCAAGCCGTGCCTGTGCCTGTGATCGCCTCCGGTGGCGCTGGATGCCTGGATCACATTGCGCAGGCTCTCGACGGCGGCCCTGAAGGTGGTCAGGCCTCTGCGGCGCTGCTGGCATCCCTACTGCACGACGGCGTGCTCACCGTTGAAGAGATCAAATCGGATCTGCTGCGTCGGGGGCTGACCGTGCGACCGCTGGAAACCTGA
- a CDS encoding 16S rRNA (cytosine(967)-C(5))-methyltransferase, translated as MAWDVLEAVAAGAYADVALERALRHRPLGAADRGLATELAYGAIRWRQWLDAWIDKLGKVPARKQPPRLRWLLHIGLYQLLRMERIPAAAAVNTSVELAKTTKLARLAPVVNGLLRAALRAHEAGEGLPVPETPADRLAQDQSLPQWFSRELLQWCGPEQAQQVALACNQVPPLDLRVNRLRSTPEQVAASLAANGIATAAIEGCSHGLRVLQPSGDLRQWPGYDAGHWCVQDRAAQWVAPLLSPQPGQKVLDACAAPGGKATHLAELMGDDGEIWAVDRSPGRLQRVAANAARLGCSSINALAADAASLLKERPQWKGMFDRILLDAPCSGLGTLSRHPDARWRVTAASVAELLPLQAVLLDGLLPLLAPGGCFVYATCTIHPDENTRQIQSWLQRHPELSLESEQQRWPDPSGGDGFYAAVITAPAAA; from the coding sequence TTGGCTTGGGACGTCCTGGAGGCTGTGGCCGCTGGGGCCTATGCCGATGTGGCTCTCGAGCGTGCCTTGCGGCATCGGCCACTGGGTGCCGCGGACCGCGGTCTGGCCACTGAGCTGGCCTACGGCGCCATTCGCTGGCGTCAGTGGCTGGATGCCTGGATCGACAAGCTCGGCAAAGTGCCGGCGCGCAAGCAGCCTCCACGGCTGCGCTGGTTGCTCCACATCGGCCTCTATCAGTTGCTGCGGATGGAGCGCATTCCTGCGGCCGCTGCTGTGAACACCAGCGTGGAATTGGCCAAGACCACCAAGCTGGCGCGACTTGCGCCGGTGGTGAATGGTCTGCTGCGGGCAGCGTTGCGGGCCCATGAGGCTGGCGAGGGCCTGCCGGTGCCAGAGACACCCGCGGATCGTCTGGCGCAGGATCAATCATTGCCCCAGTGGTTCAGTCGGGAGCTGCTGCAGTGGTGTGGCCCTGAGCAGGCGCAGCAGGTGGCGCTGGCCTGCAACCAGGTGCCCCCGCTTGATCTGCGGGTCAATCGTCTGCGGTCGACCCCTGAGCAGGTGGCGGCGTCGTTGGCGGCCAATGGCATCGCCACGGCGGCGATTGAAGGCTGTTCCCATGGGCTCCGGGTGCTCCAGCCTTCCGGCGATCTGCGTCAATGGCCTGGCTACGACGCGGGGCACTGGTGTGTGCAGGATCGAGCGGCGCAGTGGGTGGCGCCACTGTTGTCTCCACAACCGGGGCAGAAGGTGCTGGATGCTTGCGCTGCGCCGGGGGGCAAGGCCACGCACCTGGCTGAGTTGATGGGTGATGACGGTGAAATCTGGGCGGTGGATCGCTCCCCTGGTCGCCTGCAACGGGTGGCCGCCAATGCGGCGCGTCTTGGCTGCAGCAGTATCAACGCCCTGGCGGCGGACGCTGCGTCTCTTCTCAAGGAGCGCCCCCAATGGAAGGGGATGTTCGATCGCATCCTGTTGGACGCTCCCTGTTCAGGACTGGGTACGCTGTCGCGCCATCCTGATGCGCGCTGGCGCGTCACGGCCGCATCGGTGGCGGAACTGCTGCCCTTGCAAGCGGTGTTGCTGGATGGCTTGTTGCCTTTGCTCGCTCCAGGTGGATGTTTTGTTTACGCCACCTGCACCATTCACCCGGACGAAAACACCCGGCAGATTCAGAGCTGGTTGCAGCGCCATCCTGAGCTGAGCCTCGAATCCGAGCAGCAACGCTGGCCGGATCCCTCAGGCGGTGACGGCTTCTATGCCGCTGTGATCACTGCACCGGCAGCGGCCTGA
- a CDS encoding DUF2862 domain-containing protein, giving the protein MLGSLIKRFTGSEPLPTPQLESIEVGSKVRVTRVRDRIPQGMVELLKTDAFGTVTEFRTVDGKGIGVIVELSDGSSSWFFEDEIVAA; this is encoded by the coding sequence ATGCTGGGAAGTCTGATCAAACGGTTCACCGGATCGGAGCCTCTGCCGACCCCACAGCTCGAATCCATCGAAGTGGGCAGCAAGGTGCGGGTGACCCGGGTTCGCGACCGTATCCCCCAAGGCATGGTTGAACTGCTGAAGACCGATGCATTTGGAACCGTTACCGAGTTCCGCACGGTGGATGGCAAAGGAATCGGTGTGATTGTCGAGCTCAGCGACGGATCCAGCTCCTGGTTCTTCGAAGACGAAATCGTCGCAGCCTGA
- the ubiE gene encoding bifunctional demethylmenaquinone methyltransferase/2-methoxy-6-polyprenyl-1,4-benzoquinol methylase UbiE — MKPGDAEAVEQLFNDAAPTYDRLNDWLSFGLHRQWKRQMLLQLSPQRGERWLDLCCGTGDLALALGRRLRPGGEVIGVDAAAAPLVVAADRSAREPWLPILWRQGDALALDLPDASADGAVMAYGLRNLSDPAAGLRELRRVLRDGGRAGLLDFNRLPAGSTAAAFQRTYLRRVVVPVAARAGLEEHYAYLEASLARFPNGSEQEALALQAGFQEARHRPVAGGLMGLLIVKA, encoded by the coding sequence GTGAAACCCGGTGATGCGGAAGCTGTTGAACAGCTCTTCAATGACGCTGCGCCCACCTATGACCGTCTCAATGACTGGTTGAGCTTTGGATTGCATCGCCAGTGGAAGCGTCAGATGCTGCTCCAGTTGTCTCCGCAACGCGGTGAGCGCTGGTTGGATCTCTGTTGCGGCACAGGAGATCTGGCCCTGGCGCTGGGCCGGCGTCTGCGGCCGGGCGGTGAAGTGATTGGGGTGGATGCAGCAGCAGCACCGCTGGTCGTTGCTGCCGATCGTTCCGCCCGGGAACCCTGGTTGCCGATTCTGTGGAGGCAGGGTGACGCCCTGGCCCTTGATCTGCCGGATGCCAGCGCTGACGGCGCTGTGATGGCCTATGGCTTGCGCAACCTGTCCGATCCTGCGGCCGGTCTCAGGGAATTGCGCCGCGTTCTGCGTGATGGTGGACGGGCCGGACTGCTGGATTTCAACCGGTTACCGGCGGGATCGACGGCTGCCGCGTTTCAGCGCACTTATCTGCGCCGCGTGGTGGTGCCGGTTGCAGCGCGTGCTGGCCTGGAAGAGCACTACGCCTACTTAGAGGCCAGCCTCGCGCGCTTCCCCAACGGATCGGAACAGGAAGCCCTCGCGTTGCAGGCGGGCTTCCAGGAGGCCCGCCATCGGCCCGTCGCCGGTGGCCTGATGGGGCTGCTGATCGTGAAGGCTTGA
- a CDS encoding glycine zipper 2TM domain-containing protein, whose amino-acid sequence MKRIVFASVAAALSVTAGLPATATPRWANAQPMHVYDYDQGYGRDRQTSLVAPDADTNSCLEGSVIGGLLGAGLGAVLSRGDGRWIGVPVGGAAGALLGCQVDGG is encoded by the coding sequence ATGAAACGGATTGTCTTCGCCAGCGTTGCGGCAGCACTGTCAGTGACAGCGGGCCTTCCTGCCACTGCGACGCCCCGCTGGGCCAATGCGCAACCGATGCATGTGTACGACTATGACCAGGGCTACGGTCGAGATCGACAGACGTCGCTCGTGGCACCCGATGCAGACACCAATAGCTGCCTGGAGGGAAGCGTGATCGGCGGCTTGCTGGGAGCGGGCCTCGGTGCGGTGTTGTCCCGTGGCGATGGCCGTTGGATCGGCGTCCCTGTGGGTGGTGCGGCCGGTGCTCTGCTCGGTTGTCAGGTGGATGGGGGCTGA
- the chlG gene encoding chlorophyll synthase ChlG — protein sequence MSDARQLLGMKGASGTTNLWKLRLQLMKPVTWIPLIWGVVCGAAASGHYEWRLDHFLAAVACMVMSGPLLAGYTQTINDYYDREIDAINEPYRPIPSGAIPLGQVKLQIWALLLAGLGVAWGLDVWAQHTTPVLFLLALGGSFVSYIYSAPPLKLKQNGWLGNYALGASYIALPWWAGQALFGQLTWATAILTLAYSLAGLGIAVVNDFKSVEGDRELGLQSLPVAFGIQRASWISAGMIDLFQLLMVAVLIAIGQHFAAVLLVLLIVPQITFQDIWLLRDPVAYDVKYQASAQPFLVLGMLVTALAVGHSPLTQGM from the coding sequence GTGAGTGACGCCCGTCAGCTGCTCGGCATGAAGGGTGCCAGCGGCACCACCAATCTCTGGAAGCTGCGCCTGCAGCTGATGAAGCCGGTCACCTGGATTCCCCTGATCTGGGGCGTTGTCTGTGGCGCAGCGGCGAGCGGTCACTATGAATGGCGGCTCGACCATTTTCTGGCGGCTGTGGCCTGCATGGTGATGAGCGGTCCGCTGCTCGCTGGCTACACGCAGACCATCAACGACTACTACGACCGCGAAATCGACGCGATCAATGAGCCTTATCGGCCGATCCCATCCGGAGCCATTCCTCTGGGCCAGGTCAAACTCCAGATCTGGGCTCTGTTGCTGGCCGGCCTGGGTGTGGCCTGGGGGCTTGATGTTTGGGCTCAACACACGACACCGGTGCTGTTCCTGCTGGCTCTGGGCGGATCGTTCGTGAGCTACATCTACTCAGCCCCGCCGCTCAAGCTCAAGCAGAACGGATGGCTGGGCAATTACGCCCTCGGAGCGAGCTACATCGCGCTTCCCTGGTGGGCAGGTCAAGCGTTGTTCGGTCAGCTCACCTGGGCTACAGCGATCCTGACGCTCGCCTACAGCCTTGCGGGTCTGGGCATCGCCGTCGTCAACGACTTCAAAAGCGTTGAAGGTGATCGTGAGCTGGGTCTGCAGTCACTTCCTGTTGCATTCGGAATTCAGCGCGCAAGCTGGATCAGCGCTGGAATGATCGATCTTTTTCAGTTGCTGATGGTTGCGGTGCTGATCGCCATCGGTCAGCATTTCGCTGCCGTTCTCCTCGTGCTGCTGATCGTGCCCCAGATCACCTTCCAGGACATCTGGCTGCTGCGTGATCCCGTGGCCTACGACGTGAAATACCAGGCCAGTGCACAACCTTTCCTGGTGCTCGGCATGCTCGTGACCGCATTGGCGGTTGGGCACAGCCCTCTCACACAAGGCATGTGA
- a CDS encoding MGMT family protein translates to MGADGQDRQSPFDSRVLAAVALIPPGRLATYGQVADWIGAYGCARQVGWALRRLSLPSSIPWQRVVNAQGRISMSLSREGSDWMQRELLLAEGIPVDEDGRLPLKQFLWAPDPEQIAEALGLEVVPSLTRE, encoded by the coding sequence ATGGGGGCTGACGGCCAAGATCGGCAGTCGCCGTTTGACAGCCGCGTTCTGGCGGCTGTGGCACTGATCCCCCCTGGTCGTCTGGCGACCTACGGACAAGTGGCTGACTGGATTGGTGCCTACGGCTGTGCGCGGCAAGTGGGCTGGGCCCTGCGCCGGCTCAGCTTGCCGTCGTCGATTCCCTGGCAGCGGGTGGTGAATGCTCAGGGGCGCATCTCTATGAGCCTGAGCCGGGAGGGCTCGGACTGGATGCAGCGTGAGCTGTTGTTGGCGGAAGGCATTCCGGTGGATGAAGACGGTCGTTTGCCCCTGAAGCAATTTCTGTGGGCTCCCGATCCCGAGCAGATCGCCGAGGCGCTAGGTCTGGAGGTTGTGCCGTCTCTGACGCGTGAGTGA
- a CDS encoding site-specific integrase produces the protein MSGALLEKIPLLGGEFEICRFANKPRFWWFRQYIPAGPNNKRTYIKRSLKTEDRAQAERRAYEEWRKLKTIEEDGGSITAKSVQDLMDDWIEKSYQRVITGEIQEGTWRSKRAFFANALPNYFKSRGVKMVTDLQADTFDDFRFWRTTEGWKYYKGSNPNQRKPPTDGTINSEIGLINEWYNNYLVPKGYVRRKPPIKMKQLDLDDLSANPPIPVKQWEMIWRYLKSWSESKVGVNRVEVTYWKQCFRHYLLVAYNLGNRPSEMIGRFNNKKDVLERGVPWDDVEIIPQTRWSESQKREVEDKPISLVHIRKTKTKVPREVPCRAAEYLERWRDFVVEWRKENGYPPLKSGDLIFANPKTNKPYSYTMYSKAWSQLKAKIGDKFQDQYTLYSTRSSFVTNLLEEGVSADDVCKLTGHSYSVMRRHYDRMKMRNRIPEVTKRQYGKKDQNPYGSRKLI, from the coding sequence ATGAGCGGTGCCCTGCTGGAAAAGATTCCTCTGCTCGGTGGCGAGTTTGAGATCTGCCGCTTCGCCAACAAACCTCGGTTCTGGTGGTTTCGGCAGTACATCCCTGCTGGTCCGAACAACAAGCGGACCTACATCAAGCGATCCCTGAAGACCGAAGACAGGGCACAGGCAGAGCGTCGTGCCTATGAGGAGTGGCGCAAACTCAAGACCATTGAGGAGGACGGCGGCAGCATCACCGCCAAGAGCGTCCAGGACCTGATGGACGACTGGATAGAGAAGTCGTACCAGCGTGTGATTACTGGCGAAATCCAGGAAGGCACATGGCGTAGTAAGCGAGCATTTTTTGCCAACGCTCTTCCTAACTATTTCAAGAGTCGTGGTGTGAAAATGGTCACTGATCTTCAGGCAGATACTTTTGATGATTTCCGTTTCTGGCGTACTACGGAAGGTTGGAAATACTACAAAGGTTCTAATCCGAATCAGCGCAAACCGCCAACTGATGGAACGATAAACTCTGAAATTGGTTTGATCAACGAATGGTATAACAACTATCTGGTTCCCAAAGGATATGTGCGTCGTAAACCTCCAATTAAAATGAAGCAGTTGGATCTAGATGATCTATCTGCTAACCCTCCAATTCCTGTGAAGCAGTGGGAAATGATATGGCGCTACTTGAAGAGTTGGTCCGAGTCAAAGGTAGGTGTGAACAGGGTAGAGGTCACTTATTGGAAGCAGTGTTTTAGGCATTATCTGCTGGTTGCTTACAACCTGGGTAATCGTCCATCCGAGATGATTGGGCGCTTTAACAACAAGAAGGATGTCTTGGAGCGTGGGGTCCCTTGGGACGATGTTGAGATCATTCCACAAACCAGATGGTCCGAGAGTCAGAAACGAGAGGTGGAAGATAAACCGATCTCATTGGTTCATATTCGCAAGACGAAGACCAAGGTCCCTCGTGAGGTTCCCTGTCGGGCAGCAGAGTATCTGGAGCGATGGCGTGATTTTGTTGTTGAGTGGCGTAAGGAAAATGGGTATCCACCTCTCAAGAGCGGTGATCTGATCTTCGCCAACCCCAAAACAAATAAACCTTATTCGTACACCATGTACTCAAAAGCATGGTCCCAACTCAAGGCAAAAATTGGAGATAAGTTTCAGGATCAGTACACTCTTTACTCCACACGCAGCAGTTTCGTCACCAACTTGCTAGAGGAAGGTGTATCTGCTGATGATGTTTGTAAGTTGACTGGGCATAGTTATTCCGTCATGAGGCGTCACTATGACCGTATGAAAATGCGTAACCGTATCCCAGAAGTTACCAAGCGTCAGTACGGCAAGAAGGATCAGAACCCCTACGGCAGCAGGAAACTCATATAA
- a CDS encoding formyltransferase family protein — protein sequence MQDYFKNVQLSEKKFFGHNSFSPSNNRSISLKSGDLNRVSREILEPALSSDYYVVFGSSFIKGWLIDELVRKGAINIHMGVSPYYRGSSCNFWASQDNNFHLVGSTIHKLSKGLDSGDILYHALPTVNDCQNTFDFTMKSVRAAHRSLVQRISDGSIKKITSEKQDSSLEISYTKNKDFNDEVAKHFLDRSDTIEMVAEVLDANRRKKSFKNAFYD from the coding sequence ATGCAAGACTATTTTAAAAATGTGCAATTGTCAGAGAAAAAGTTTTTCGGCCATAACAGTTTTTCGCCCTCTAACAACAGAAGCATCTCTCTTAAGTCAGGAGACCTCAACAGAGTCTCTAGGGAAATACTTGAACCCGCTCTTTCGTCTGACTACTATGTAGTATTTGGGTCAAGTTTCATTAAGGGTTGGTTAATTGATGAGTTAGTGAGAAAAGGCGCTATAAACATCCATATGGGAGTAAGTCCTTACTACAGAGGTTCTTCATGCAATTTTTGGGCATCTCAAGATAATAATTTTCACCTTGTAGGTTCTACCATTCACAAACTTTCTAAGGGATTAGATTCGGGTGACATCTTATACCACGCGTTGCCTACAGTGAATGATTGCCAAAACACATTTGATTTCACAATGAAATCTGTCCGTGCAGCGCATCGCTCTCTTGTTCAACGAATTTCAGATGGTTCTATTAAGAAAATTACCTCAGAAAAACAGGATAGTTCTTTGGAGATTAGTTATACCAAGAATAAAGACTTTAACGATGAAGTTGCTAAACATTTTTTAGACAGGTCTGACACTATAGAAATGGTTGCTGAAGTTCTTGATGCCAATAGAAGAAAAAAGAGTTTCAAGAATGCTTTTTATGACTAA